The genomic interval CGGTAGGCCTCGCGGTACAGGCGCTCACGCAGGTTGCGCGAGGTGACGAACTTGCCTTCCTTGCCGGCCAGCGGTCCGTCGTTCACCTTGAAGATCATCATCATCGTGGGCTCATCCACGGTGATGCGCGGCAGCGCGACGGGTGACTCGGCGTCGCCGATGGTGTCGCCGATGGACACCTCCTCGATGCCGGCGATGGAGACGATTTCACCCGGGCCCGCGTCCTGGATCTCCGCGCGCTTCAGGCCGGAGAAGCCGTACAGCTTGACGATCTTGCCCTGCTCCACCTTGCCGCCCTCGCGCACGACGCTGACGGGCATGTTCGGGGTGAAGCGGCCGGCCTGCACGCGACCCACCGCGAGGCGGCCCACGTAGTCGTCGTAGTCCAGGTTGGCCACGAGCAGCTGCGGCGTGGTCTCCGTGGACGCGGGCGGAGGCGGGATGTGGTTGATGATGGCGTCGTACAGCGGCTCCAGCGTCTTGCCCGGAACCTCGAGCGACGTGGAGGCCTGGCCCTGGCGCGCGATGGTGTAGAGGACGGGCATCTCCAACTGCTTATCGTCCGCGCCCAGGTCGATATAGAGCGAGTAGACTTGGTCCAGAACTTCCGGAGCCCGGGCGTCCTGACGGTCGATCTTGTTGATGACCAGCACCGTCTTCAGGCCCATGGCCAGCGCCTTGCTCAGCACGAAGCGCGTCTGGGGAAGGGGACCTTCGGCGGCGTCGACCAGGAGGATGACGCCATCAACGAGGCGCAGACCGCGCTCCACCTCACCACCAAAGTCGGCGTGACCCGGGGTGTCGATGATGTTGATCTGCATCCCCTTGTAACTGACCGCGGTGTTCTTCGCGAGAATGGTGATGCCCTTCTCGCGCTCGAGGTCGTTTGAGTCCATCACCCGTTCGGCGACGTGCTCATTGGAACGAAAGGTGCCCGCCTGCCGCAGCAGATGATCGACGAGCGTGGTCTTGCCATGGTCGACGTGGGCGACGATGGCGACGTTACGGATATTTTCGCGAGGAATCATGCGTAGGAACCGAGGTGAATATGGCGGGTGGGGATGCCCTGTGTGGGCAGGTCTCCCGAACCCCACCGGAACCCGGAAGGCCGGGGCTTATATGCCGTGAGTGCGTCCCCTGCAATGAGCGCGGAAGGCCAGCGTGCGTCCAGACGGCCAGCACACCCCTCCCGACAGAGGGAATTCCTCCGTGAAAGCCGTCCGAAACCCGGATGTCACGTCTCAGGCACGTGCGGCTGGGGGGAGGAGGCGTGCCCCGTCCACACCAGGAGTGGAGGGCTTGCCCAGCCGCTCGCGCAGGAAGCGCTCGACGCGGAGCTCCACCAGGCCCGGGGCCTCCAGGGGGGCGGTGTGGGTGCCGTCGGGGATGACGACCAGTTCGGACTCGGGGATTCGGGCGGCCATCTTCCGCGACAGCCATCCAGGAGTGAACTTGTCGCGCTCCCCGGCGACGACGAGTGTGGGGACGTCCACATGGAGCAGGTGGTCCCAGGCGGAGTGCTCGGAGAGTGAGTCGAGGGTCCGCACGAAGACGTCGGGGTCCATCCGGGCCAGGTGCTCGAAGTAGGGGGCCAAGTCATTGCGGGCGATGCGCTCGCGATTCATCTCCAGGGTGATGGCCAGCTGCACCGCCAGCTCCGTGCGCAGCGCCGCGTGGATGAGGCGGGCGGACTGCTCGGGGAAGCGCTCCACCACCCGGCGCAGGGTGGGGAACATCTTCTTGAGGACGTTGGAGTCGTGGAAGGTGTCCAGCGGGTTGCCGTAGCTGCCACACAAGAGCACCAGCCCCTGCGCGCGCCGGGCGTAGCGGCGGTGGAACTCCAGGGCGACCTGGACACCCATGGAGTGGCCGAAGAGCACGGCGCGCTCCATGCCCGCGGCGTCCATCACCCGCTGCAGGTCATCGCAGGTGTACAACATGCCGATGCGCTCGCGGTCGGTGGGGATGCCAGAGCGGCCATGGCCCCGGTAGTGCCAGCGCAGCACGCGGTGGCGCCGGGACAGGTAGGGCGCCAGGTACTTCCAGGCGAAGCCGTCGCAGCCCAGGCCGTCGCATAGGACCACACCCGGCTCGCCGTCGCCGGTGACCTGGTAGTACAGCTCCGCGCCGTCGGGGACGCGGAGGGTGTCCTGGTGGAAGTAGCCCGGTTCCACGCTCATGCCTCCGCCTCGGGCTCGTCGCCGTCGGGCATGCCGCGGTCCAGGCCGTAGCGCGAGATCTTGAGGATGAGGTTGGAGCGGCTGATGCCCAGCTCCCGCGCCAGCCGGCTCTTGTTGTTGCGCGTGCGCAAGAGCCCCTGGTGGATCATCTCCCGCTCCAGGGCCTCCACCGCTTCATGCAGCCGGCCATGGGCGCGCGGGGCGATGAAGGGGCCACCGCCGGGCACCACGGCGTCGCGGATGCGGCTGGAGAGCAGCTCCGCGGGCAGCATCTCCAGGTCGCCACCCAGCACCAGGAGCCGCTCGATTTCGTTCTCCAACTCGCGGATGTTCCCCGGCCAGGCGTAGGCGCCAAGGATGGACAGCGCCTCCGGCGACAGGCCTCGGGTGCGTTGTCCCTCGCGGTGGTGCTTGCGCAGGAAGTGGTCGATGAGGACCGGCATGTCGTCCCGGCGCTCGCGCAGGGGTGGCAGCTGAAGGCGGATGACGTTGATGCGGTAGAAGAGGTCCTCGCGGAACTCACCGCGTTTGACCAGCTCGCCCAGGTCCTTGTGCGTGGCGGCGACGACGCGGACGTTGACCTCCTTGTGCTGCGTGCCGCCCACGGGGAGGAAGGTGCCTTCCTGGAGCACCCGCAGGAGCTTCACCTGGAGCGCCGGGGACATGTCGCCCACCTCGTCCAGGAAGAAGGTGCCTCCGTCGGCCACCTCGAACAGGCCCTTCTTGTCGCGCAGCGCGCCGGTGAACGCGCCCCGGGTGTGGCCGAACAGGGCGCTTTCCAGCAGGTTGTCGTTGAAGGCGGAGCAGTTCTGCACCACGAAGGGCTGGTCCTTGCGTGGGCCGTTGTGGTGGATGGCGCGGGCGACCAGCTCCTTGCCCGTGCCCGACTCGCCGTTGATGAGCACGGTGGAGTCGGAGTTGGCCACCTTCTCCATCAACCGGAAGACCTCCATCATCGGGCCGGAGCGGCCGATGATCTTCTCGAACCGGTAGCGCTCCAGCACCTCGGCGGACGGGGGCGGCTGCTGATCCTCGCGCCGGGCCAGCTCTGCCTCGTTGTTGACGATCTCCTGCGCCGCGTACTCCAGGAGGTCGGCGAGCTTGGCCTGCTCCGCGCCGTCCAGCATGGGCACGCGCTCGTCGGCGCGCTCCACGTCGCTCAGCGGGGGCGCGAACTGGAGCAGCCGGGAGTGCAGCACCTCCACGTCGCGCGGCTGGAGCGACTGGCGCGCGAAGCCCTCCACGAAGAGGCAGCCCGCGTACTCGTTGTCGACGTACAGCGGCGCGCCCACGATGCTGAAGTTGAGGTGACAGTCGTGGAAGAGCGAGCGGCGCAGCTTCTTGTTGCCGCGGAACTTCTCGTGCAGCACCCGGACCGACTGGCTGCACCGCCGCAGTCCCTCGCGAGAGTAGAGGGAGATGCGGCAGAACGGATTGGGGGGCGGGGTGATGTCCCCGCGCTGCCAGTCATGCACCACGCCGTGGCGGTCCGCGAAAGAGAGCTCCATCTGCCACCACTTGCGGATGACATCTCTCAGCATGATGATGGTGTGCAGGCTCTGGTGCTTCTCGAAGTCCATCCCTACCTCCGTCCGGCCCCGCGCACCGGGGAGGGACCGGGCCGTCGGAATCGCGTTTCTCGTCCCTCTTACCTCAGGACCGGGCTGTATCCTCACTTCTCTCTCCCGTGACTACCTTCTCTCACACGCGCGGCGGAGCAGGACATGGGCACGACCATGACCACGACCATGGGCATGGCCACGGGCACCATCACCACCATGGACCTGGGCATGGACATGGGCACGGCCCCCGGAAGGGTGGGTTGGCGGAGGAGCGGCGCAAGGACCGCCGTCGGCTGATCTTCGCGCTGGTCCTGACGGCGGCCATCGCGCTGGCGGAGGCGGTGGGCGGCTGGTTGACACACTCGCTGGCGCTGATGTCGGACGCCGGCCACATGCTGACGGATGTGTCCGCCCTGGGGCTGAGTCTGGTGGCGCTGTGGTTCGCGGGCAAGCCGGCGGATGTGAAGAAGACCTACGGCTACTACCGGATGGAGATTCTCAGCGCGTTGCTCAACGGCGTGCTGCTGCTGGGCATCACCGGCTTCATCCTGTTCGAGGCCTGGGAGCGCTTCCATGCGCCCACCGTGGTGGACGTCAAGCCCATGGCGATGGTGGCCACGGTGGGCCTGTTGGCCAACCTGGGCGCGCTGGGGTTCCTGCACAACACCCACTCCATGAATGTCCGCGGGGCCTTCCTGCACGTGCTGGGGGACACGCTGTCCTCGGTGGGCGTGCTGCTGGGCGCGGGCATCATGGCGCTGACGGGCTGGTATGTGGTGGACCCGCTC from Myxococcus stipitatus carries:
- the typA gene encoding translational GTPase TypA, encoding MIPRENIRNVAIVAHVDHGKTTLVDHLLRQAGTFRSNEHVAERVMDSNDLEREKGITILAKNTAVSYKGMQINIIDTPGHADFGGEVERGLRLVDGVILLVDAAEGPLPQTRFVLSKALAMGLKTVLVINKIDRQDARAPEVLDQVYSLYIDLGADDKQLEMPVLYTIARQGQASTSLEVPGKTLEPLYDAIINHIPPPPASTETTPQLLVANLDYDDYVGRLAVGRVQAGRFTPNMPVSVVREGGKVEQGKIVKLYGFSGLKRAEIQDAGPGEIVSIAGIEEVSIGDTIGDAESPVALPRITVDEPTMMMIFKVNDGPLAGKEGKFVTSRNLRERLYREAYRNVAVRVEDTETPDAFRVVGRGELALAVIIENMRREGYELTASNPEPITKMVDGVLHEPMELVFCDVPENSVGIVTERLGPRKGRMTDMASLGSGRTRLQYRIPARGLIGFRSEFLTITRGEGIMSSQFDGYEPWFGYIQKRQNGAIVSDRLGDTVPYALFSIQERGYLFVSEGTTVYEGMIIGEHSHPSELNVNCCREKKLTNIRAAGRDENVILVPPREMGLEKALEWIADDELVEVTPKSVRMRKKSLSSGDRYRAERDRKREERAADSE
- a CDS encoding cation diffusion facilitator family transporter gives rise to the protein MAEERRKDRRRLIFALVLTAAIALAEAVGGWLTHSLALMSDAGHMLTDVSALGLSLVALWFAGKPADVKKTYGYYRMEILSALLNGVLLLGITGFILFEAWERFHAPTVVDVKPMAMVATVGLLANLGALGFLHNTHSMNVRGAFLHVLGDTLSSVGVLLGAGIMALTGWYVVDPLISLLISVVIVVGALRLVRDAVDVLMEAVPAHVDMPQVKELLLRVPGVTAVHDLHVWTISSGVYALSAHLVVLDPMVCNNDEILSAVKHDLFDRFGIDHTTIQIESETYAHLGEVH
- a CDS encoding alpha/beta hydrolase, which gives rise to MSVEPGYFHQDTLRVPDGAELYYQVTGDGEPGVVLCDGLGCDGFAWKYLAPYLSRRHRVLRWHYRGHGRSGIPTDRERIGMLYTCDDLQRVMDAAGMERAVLFGHSMGVQVALEFHRRYARRAQGLVLLCGSYGNPLDTFHDSNVLKKMFPTLRRVVERFPEQSARLIHAALRTELAVQLAITLEMNRERIARNDLAPYFEHLARMDPDVFVRTLDSLSEHSAWDHLLHVDVPTLVVAGERDKFTPGWLSRKMAARIPESELVVIPDGTHTAPLEAPGLVELRVERFLRERLGKPSTPGVDGARLLPPAARA
- a CDS encoding sigma 54-interacting transcriptional regulator, with the protein product MDFEKHQSLHTIIMLRDVIRKWWQMELSFADRHGVVHDWQRGDITPPPNPFCRISLYSREGLRRCSQSVRVLHEKFRGNKKLRRSLFHDCHLNFSIVGAPLYVDNEYAGCLFVEGFARQSLQPRDVEVLHSRLLQFAPPLSDVERADERVPMLDGAEQAKLADLLEYAAQEIVNNEAELARREDQQPPPSAEVLERYRFEKIIGRSGPMMEVFRLMEKVANSDSTVLINGESGTGKELVARAIHHNGPRKDQPFVVQNCSAFNDNLLESALFGHTRGAFTGALRDKKGLFEVADGGTFFLDEVGDMSPALQVKLLRVLQEGTFLPVGGTQHKEVNVRVVAATHKDLGELVKRGEFREDLFYRINVIRLQLPPLRERRDDMPVLIDHFLRKHHREGQRTRGLSPEALSILGAYAWPGNIRELENEIERLLVLGGDLEMLPAELLSSRIRDAVVPGGGPFIAPRAHGRLHEAVEALEREMIHQGLLRTRNNKSRLARELGISRSNLILKISRYGLDRGMPDGDEPEAEA